The window GGATTTGATCCCCAATCTCGTGAAAACCGTCCAGGGGTTCGCTAAGCAGGAAAAAGACGTTCTTTTGGGCGTGACCGATGCGCGTTCCCGCGTGGGGGCCCTGAATCTGACTCCCGAGGCCTTGAACGACCCGAAGGCTCTGGAAAAATTTCAGGCCGCCCAAAGCGAATTGGGCACGGCCCTGCAACGACTTTTGGTCGTCTCCGAAAACTACCCCCAACTGAAATCGGACCAAAACTTCCGCGACCTTCAGGCCCAGTTGGAAGGCACCGAAAACCGCATCACCGTGGCGCGCAACCGCTACATCGGGGCCGTCCAGGAATACAACACCCTGGTCCGTCAATTCCCGACGAACCTCACCGCCAAGCTGTTTAAAATGGCGGTGAAGCCCACCTTCACCGTCGAGAACGAAAAAGCGGTGGAAACGCCGCCCGTCGTGGATTTTGGAACGCCCGAAAAATAGATGAACGCTCGGCGCTGGGTTCGCGCCGCTTTCCTTTTACTTCCGGTGTGGGCGGGGGCCCTGGCTCCCGTGCCGCCGGTTCGCCGGATCACCGACCTCACCGGCACCCTGACGCCCTTTCAAAAAAGCGCCCTGGAGGCCACCCTCTCCGCCCTGGAGACCGAAAAGGGCGCGCAGGGGGCTGTCCTTGTCGTACCCACCACGCAACCCGAAGCCATCGAACAATACGCGTTGCGCGTCGCCGAGACCTGGAAGTTGGGCCGAAAGGGCGTGGACGACGGCGTTCTGTTGTTGGTGGCCAAGGACGACCGAACCCTTCGCATCGAAGTCGGCTACGGCCTGGAAGGGGCCCTGCCGGACGCCGTCTGCAAACAAATCATCGACGATTTCATCGTTCCGCGCTTTCGTGCCGGGGATTTTTACGGCGGGATCGAGACGGGCGTCGGGCTGATCGCCCGCCGTGTGCGGGGAGAACCGCTGCCCGCGCCGGCGGTCCGACAGACCCCCTTGAGTGGTGAAAAAATCAAAGGCCTCTTCATTTTTTGGCTTGTGGCCTTCGGTTTTTCGACCGCTCTTTTCGGAAAACGCCTCGGCCCTGTCGTGGCCGCGGTGGGAATCGGGGTGGCCGTGGCGTTGATGGTGGCGTTGGCGGTGGGCGCGATCACCGCTTTGCTGGCCTTGATCTTTGGGCTGCTGGCGGCGAACTCGAATTCCGGCCGGGGCGGCGGTTGGTCCAGCGGTGGCCGGGGTTGGGGCGGCGGCGGGGGCGGCGGGGGTTTTTCCGGCGGTGGCGGTGGGTTCGGCGGTGGAGGCGCGTCCGGGCGATGGTGAGAACAATTTCAGCGTGGGTTCGTCATTTGATTCTGGCGCCCTTCGGGTGGCGGCGGGATTTTG of the Elusimicrobiota bacterium genome contains:
- a CDS encoding LemA family protein, whose translation is MKRVSRLLAVVGFAALSGCGYNRFQALDEQVKSSWAEVVNQYKRRADLIPNLVKTVQGFAKQEKDVLLGVTDARSRVGALNLTPEALNDPKALEKFQAAQSELGTALQRLLVVSENYPQLKSDQNFRDLQAQLEGTENRITVARNRYIGAVQEYNTLVRQFPTNLTAKLFKMAVKPTFTVENEKAVETPPVVDFGTPEK
- a CDS encoding YgcG family protein, with the protein product MNARRWVRAAFLLLPVWAGALAPVPPVRRITDLTGTLTPFQKSALEATLSALETEKGAQGAVLVVPTTQPEAIEQYALRVAETWKLGRKGVDDGVLLLVAKDDRTLRIEVGYGLEGALPDAVCKQIIDDFIVPRFRAGDFYGGIETGVGLIARRVRGEPLPAPAVRQTPLSGEKIKGLFIFWLVAFGFSTALFGKRLGPVVAAVGIGVAVALMVALAVGAITALLALIFGLLAANSNSGRGGGWSSGGRGWGGGGGGGGFSGGGGGFGGGGASGRW